One region of Juglans microcarpa x Juglans regia isolate MS1-56 chromosome 7S, Jm3101_v1.0, whole genome shotgun sequence genomic DNA includes:
- the LOC121240605 gene encoding uncharacterized protein LOC121240605, which produces MEASSLLLHSQILPFRFLTTNNKVSFRHLNKRLPVGFHQRHQSLEPTKSPLHCSSNVIPISLSVTKLRSHLLPPLKCSYSNTASSDSQNPLLKALKNFSLDSLKRTLSHLTPIDIVKWSGVLSIAIAATKWTVNMLFNPFFWMFFSWTWLFWPWFVAISLAVFGLYCFRKHARGEASIFEQLAIVTSAFTWLTLVPPAHFNGFLEGWPFVFFFVYHYFFFFNVSVRKRLYGDYNARTHDPKWDVNPPKWYRLLFCVGVMAGHWLAAFEGPELHHIPGGWSNVPIWISIIATLLMQYKATLYLANYSEKVVEPTAVVQFGPYRWVRHPIYSSTMLLFVTYSVALRAPLSSLFVVAVCLLYYEQKAKLEEALMIETFGDGYVEYAAKVRYKFIPFVY; this is translated from the coding sequence ATGGAAGCAAGCTCACTGCTTCTCCACTCCCAAATCCTCCCTTTTAGGTTTTTAACCACAAACAATAAAGTTTCTTTCAGACATTTGAACAAACGTTTGCCGGTCGGTTTTCATCAGCGCCACCAAAGCCTTGAACCCACTAAATCCCCGTTACATTGCTCTTCTAATGTAATCCCGATATCATTATCAGTAACCAAATTGAGAAGTCATTTGTTACCTCCTCTCAAGTGCTCATATTCCAACACCGCCAGCTCAGATTCTCAGAATCCACTGCTGAAAGCCCTAAAAAACTTCTCACTTGATTCGTTGAAGAGAACCCTTTCTCATTTAACTCCTATTGATATCGTTAAATGGTCTGGGGTCTTATCCATAGCAATTGCAGCCACAAAATGGACTGTGAATATGCTTTTCAACCCCTTTTTCTGGATGTTCTTCAGCTGGACTTGGTTGTTCTGGCCGTGGTTCGTGGCGATTTCGCTTGCTGTTTTTGGGTTATACTGCTTCCGCAAGCACGCACGTGGTGAAGCTAGCATATTTGAGCAACTTGCCATTGTTACCTCAGCATTTACTTGGCTCACTCTTGTCCCACCCGCCCATTTCAATGGCTTTCTTGAAGGTTGGCCTTTCGTTTTCTTCTTTGTGTaccattatttctttttcttcaatgtTAGTGTAAGGAAACGGTTATATGGGGATTACAATGCTCGCACGCATGACCCCAAGTGGGACGTGAACCCGCCCAAGTGGTACCGACTTTTGTTCTGTGTGGGAGTCATGGCTGGGCACTGGTTGGCCGCATTTGAAGGGCCAGAGCTGCATCATATCCCCGGCGGGTGGAGCAATGTGCCAATTTGGATTTCGATCATTGCAACTCTCTTGATGCAGTATAAGGCGACGTTGTATCTTGCAAACTATTCGGAAAAGGTGGTTGAACCAACTGCTGTAGTGCAGTTTGGTCCATATCGCTGGGTCCGCCATCCGATATATTCATCCACAATGCTACTGTTTGTAACTTACTCTGTTGCACTTCGAGCACCTTTGAGCTCGCTGTTTGTTGTAGCAGTTTGTTTGCTGTACTACGAGCAGAAGGCAAAGCTGGAGGAGGCTTTGATGATCGAGACTTTCGGGGATGGATATGTGGAGTATGCGGCTAAAGTTAGATACAAGTTCATTCCTTTTGTTTATTAG
- the LOC121240603 gene encoding laccase-2 has product MGASLPVSSAFVVAFLFATNSLWVFPEAAAAEHAAGVTRHYKFDIRLENVTRLCHTKSMVTVNGKFPGPRVIAREGDRLVVKVVNHVPNNISIHWHGIRQLRSGWFDGPSYITQCPIQTGQSYVYNFTIVGQRGTLWWHAHISWLRATVYGPLIILPKHNASYPFVKPYKEVPIIFGEWWNADPEAVISQALQTGAGPNVSDAYTINGLPGPLYNCSKKDTFKLKVKPGKTYLLRLINAALNDELFFSIANHSLTVVEGDAIYIKPFKTNVLLITPGQTTNVLLKTKPQDPNAAFLMLARPYFTGLGTFDNSTVAGILEYEKSSNSSSLKKRPLLRPALPPLNATSFVMNFTRKFRSLATAKFPAKVPQTVQKQFFFTVGLGSNPCPRNQTCQGPNNSSKFAASVNNVSFILPTTAILQAHFFGRSNGVFTTDFPSSPLQPFNYTGTAPNNTNVSNGTKAVVLPYNTSVEVVMQDTSILGAESHPLHLHGFNFFIVGQGFGNFDPSKDPLNFNLVDPVERNTVGVPSGGWVAIRFLADNPGVWLMHCHFDVHLSWGLRMAWVVQDGKLPNQKLPPPPSDYPKC; this is encoded by the exons ATGGGTGCTTCTCTTCCTGTATCATCGGCATTTGTTGTGGCTTTTCTCTTTGCCACTAACTCTCTTTGGGTCTTTCCTGAGGCAGCTGCTGCAGAACATGCAGCAGGCGTTACAAGGCACTACAAGTTTGAC ATAAGGTTGGAAAATGTTACCCGATTGTGCCACACGAAGAGCATGGTGACAGTAAATGGGAAGTTCCCTGGGCCTCGAGTTATTGCTAGAGAAGGTGATAGATTGGTAGTTAAGGTGGTCAATCATGTTCCCAACAACATCAGCATCCATTG gCATGGAATCAGACAACTAAGGAGTGGATGGTTTGATGGGCCATCATATATAACTCAATGCCCTATTCAAACTGGCCAGAGTTATGTGTACAACTTCACCATTGTTGGCCAAAGAGGAACTCTGTGGTGGCATGCCCACATCTCATGGCTAAGAGCTACTGTCTATGGGCCTCTCATCATCCTCCCTAAGCATAATGCATCCTACCCATTTGTCAAACCATACAAGGAAGTTCCCATCATATTTG GAGAGTGGTGGAATGCTGATCCAGAGGCAGTCATCAGCCAGGCTCTTCAGACTGGCGCCGGTCCGAATGTCTCTGACGCCTACACCATTAATGGACTTCCCGGGCCATTGTACAATTGTTCTAAAAAAG ATACGTTCAAGCTAAAGGTGAAGCCAGGGAAGACATACCTCCTCCGTTTGATCAATGCTGCACTCAATGACGAACTCTTTTTCAGCATAGCAAACCACAGCCTAACAGTTGTTGAAGGAGATGCAATTTACATTAAGCCGTTCAAGACCAATGTACTGCTCATTACACCGGGACAGACAACTAATGTTCTTCTGAAAACCAAGCCCCAAGATCCCAATGCTGCATTCCTCATGTTAGCCAGACCCTATTTCACAGGCTTAGGAACCTTCGACAATTCCACAGTTGCTGGCATTCTAGAGTATGAGAAGTCatcaaattcttcttctttgaaaAAACGTCCACTTCTCAGACCCGCCCTCCCTCCCCTCAATGCCACTTCCTTCGTCATGAACTTTACCAGGAAATTTCGAAGTTTGGCCACTGCTAAATTCCCTGCCAAAGTTCCCCAAACCGTCCAAAAACAGTTTTTCTTCACTGTAGGCTTAGGAAGCAACCCCTGCCCAAGAAACCAGACCTGCCAAGGGCCTAATAACAGCTCCAAGTTTGCAGCTTCAGTCAACAATGTCTCCTTTATTCTCCCCACCACTGCAATCCTCCAAGCACATTTCTTTGGGAGATCTAATGGGGTTTTCACCACTGATTTTCCGAGCTCTCCTCTCCAACCATTTAACTATACTGGCACAGCACCCAACAACACCAATGTGAGCAATGGAACCAAAGCGGTGGTGCTACCATATAATACTAGTGTGGAGGTGGTGATGCAGGACACCAGCATTCTGGGTGCTGAGAGCCATCCTCTCCATCTTCATGGCTTCAACTTCTTCATTGTTGGCCAGGGTTTTGGGAACTTTGATCCCAGTAAGGATCCTCTCAACTTTAACCTTGTTGACCCAGTTGAAAGGAACACCGTCGGTGTGCCCTCCGGTGGTTGGGTGGCAATTCGATTCCTTGCGGACAACCCGG GTGTATGGTTGATGCATTGCCACTTTGATGTCCATCTCAGCTGGGGTTTAAGGATGGCCTGGGTTGTACAGGATGGGAAGCTTCCCAATCAGAAGCTGCCTCCACCACCGTCGGATTATCCCAAGTGTTGA
- the LOC121240604 gene encoding uncharacterized serine-rich protein C1E8.05-like — protein MDEIWKPSKKEGSSSHCSTSSKSLFSRSSSTKSSSSKSNLLRSFSQKSSSSKCTLPRSCSQKNSSIGRKCTSVAKEQKARFYIMRRCVAMLVCWHKHGDS, from the coding sequence ATGGATGAGATATGGAAGCCATCAAAGAAGGAAGGTTCAAGTAGCCATTGCTCCACTTCTTCCAAATCTCTATTTTCAAGGAGTTCTTCAACAAAGAGCTCTTCTTCAAAGTCCAATCTCCTGAGGAGTTTTTCCCAGAAAAGCTCCTCCTCAAAGTGCACCCTTCCCCGGAGCTGCTCACAAAAGAACTCTTCCATCGGCCGTAAGTGTACTAGCGTAGCAAAGGAACAGAAGGCTAGATTTTACATCATGAGACGCTGTGTCGCCATGCTTGTTTGTTGGCACAAGCATGGTGATTCTTGA
- the LOC121240607 gene encoding ATP-dependent zinc metalloprotease FTSH 10, mitochondrial-like: MIFSRLGRSLTRSSRSRNLLNGGGGGGRSAIQKEGLLQAPRVNEYLGRAYGGSGFFRRYSATIGAHRDFASKLYWLDFKHVPANPRFRRLFSSEAPKKKNYENFYPKEKKKIPKGNDQKSESKDGSNTDDHGSFQEAFMKQFQNLTTPLLVIGLVLSSFSFGSREEQQISFQEFKNKLLEPGLVDHIVVSNKSVAKVYVRSSPRNQTSDDVVQGPLNGTPAKGKGGQYKYYFNIGSVESFEEKLEEAQEALGIDPHDHLPVMYMSEMVWYQELMRFAPTILLLGSLLFMGRRMQGGLGVGGNGGKGARGIFNIGKAHVTKVDKNAKNKVYFKDVAGCDEAKQEIMEFVHFLKHPKKYEDLGARIPKGALLVGPPGTGKTLLAKATAGESGVPFLSISGSDFMEMFVGVGPSRVRNLFQEARQCAPSIVFIDEIDAIGRARGRGGFAGGNDERESTLNQLLVEMDGFGTTSGVVVLAGTNRPDILDKALLRPGRFDRQITIDKPDIKGRDQIFRIYLKKIKLDHEPSYYSQRLAALTPGFAGADIANVCNEAALIAARNEGTQVTMEHFDAAIDRIIGGLEKKNKVISKLERRTVAYHESGHAVAGWFLEYAEPLLKVTIVPRGTAALGFAQYVPNENLLMTKEQLFDMTCMTLGGRAAEQVLLGKISTGAQNDLEKVTKMTYAQVAVYGFSEKVGLLSFPQRDDTFEMTKPYSSKTAAIIDIEVREWVGKAYEHTVQLLEEHKEQVAQIAELLLEKEVLHQDDLARVLGERPFKSSEITNYDRFKQGFEEEDHKTADMPVNGSEEDGSAPLEPQVVPA, from the exons ATGATATTTTCCAGATTGGGCCGTTCCTTGACACGATCCTCTCGCTCCAGA AATTTGTtgaatggtggtggtggtggagggaGGTCGGCGATCCAGAAAGAAGGCCTTCTGCAAGCGCCACGTGTGAATGAATATCTGGGTCGTGCGTACGGGGGATCAGGGTTTTTTAGGAGGTATTCGGCCACAATTGGAGCTCACAGGGACTTCGCTTCGAAGCTGTATTGGCTCGATTTCAAGCACGTTCCTGCAAACCCTAGATTTCGTCGGTTGTTCTCGAGTGAAGccccaaagaaaaaga ATTATGAGAACTTTTATccgaaggaaaagaagaaaattccaAAGGGGAACGACCAAAAATCGGAGTCAAAAG ATGGCTCAAACACGGATGATCACGGGAGTTTTCAAGAAGCTTTCATGAAGCAATTTCAGAATTTAACCACCCCTTTACTCGTAATTGGCCTAGTTCTTTCGTCCTTTTCATTTGGTTCTCGTGAAGAGCAACAG attagttttcaagagttCAAAAACAAGCTTCTAGAACCAGGTTTGGTGGACCACATAGTTGTTTCTAATAAATCAGTTGCGAAAGTTTATGTAAGGAGTTCACCACGCAATCAAACAAGCGATGATGTTGTGCAGGGACCCCTTAATGGTACCCCGGCAAAAGGAAAGGGGGGCCAGTATAAGTACTATTTCAACATTGGAAGTGTTGAATCTTTTGAGGAAAAGCTAGAGGAAGCCCAGGAAGCATTGGGGATAGATCCGCATGATCATCTTCCTGTGATGTACATGTCTGAAATGGTTTGGTACCAGGAATTGATGAGATTTGCACCAACTATCTTGCTTCTGGGATCCCTTTTGTTCATGGGGCGCCGAATGCAGGGTGGTCTGGGTGTTGGTGGTAATGGTGGAAAGGGTGCCCGTGGGATATTCAACATAGGAAAAGCCCATGTTACAAAAGTAGATAAAAATGCAAAGAATAAG GTCTATTTCAAAGATGTTGCTGGCTGTGATGAGGCAAAGCAGGAAATTATGGAATTTGTGCACTTCCTGAAGCATCCGAAGAAGTATGAGGACTTGGGAGCAAGGATTCCTAAAGGGGCTCTCTTGGTAGGGCCTCCAGGCACAGGAAAGACCCTTCTAGCAAAAGCAACTGCAGGGGAATCTGGTGTTCCTTTTCTCTCCATATCTGGTTCAGATTTCATGGAGATGTTTGTTGGAGTTGGACCGTCCAGGGTGAGAAACTTGTTTCAAGAAGCTAGGCAGTGTGCTCCCAGTatagtttttattgatgagattGATGCAATTGGTCGAGCAAGGGGGCGTGGGGGTTTTGCAGGTGGCAATGATGAGCGTGAAAGTACGCTAAATCAGTTGCTGGTAGAAATGGATGGCTTTGGAACCACTTCTGGAGTTGTTGTGCTTGCTGGAACCAATAGACCTGATATTTTAGACAAAGCTCTTTTGAGGCCTGGCCGATTTGATCGCCAAATTACCATTGATAAACCTGATATTAAAGGCCGTGACCAGATATTTCGGAtctacttgaaaaaaataaaacttgatcACGAGCCGTCATATTACTCTCAGAGGCTGGCAGCCCTCACACCCGGGTTTGCGGGTGCAGACATTGCAAATGTGTGTAATGAAGCTGCTCTAATTGCTGCAAGGAATGAGGGAACACAGGTCACAATGGAACATTTTGACGCAGCTATAGATAGGATCATTGGTGGTttggagaagaagaacaag GTGATAAGCAAGCTGGAACGCCGCACTGTTGCCTACCATGAATCGGGTCATGCTGTTGCCGGCTGGTTTTTAGAATATGCAGAACCATTGTTGAAAGTGACAATTGTGCCTCGTGGTACAGCAGCTCTTGGATTCGCCCAATACGTTCCTAATGAAAACCTTCTCATGACTAAGGAGCAGCTTTTTgatatgacatgcatgactCTTGGTGGTCGGGCAGCTGAACAG GTGCTCTTGGGAAAAATCTCAACAGGTGCCCAAAATGATTTGGAGAAGGTGACAAAGATGACCTACGCTCAAGTAGCCGTCTATGGCTTTAGTGAGAAGGTGGGTCTCCTCTCTTTCCCTCAAAGGGATGACACATTTGAGATGACCAAACCCTACAGCAGCAAGACTGCGGCTATTATTGACATTGAAGTGCGAGAATGGGTGGGCAAGGCATATGAGCACACAGTCCAGCTTTTAGAGGAACACAAAGAGCAAGTGGCTCAAATTGCCGAGCTGTTGCTTGAAAAGGAAGTTCTTCACCAAGATGATCTAGCTCGAGTTTTAGGTGAGCGACCGTTCAAATCGAGCGAGATCACGAATTACGATAGATTTAAGCAAGGGTTTGAAGAGGAAGATCATAAGACTGCGGACATGCCTGTTAATGGGTCTGAGGAGGATGGTTCTGCACCCCTAGAACCTCAAGTAGTCCCCGCTTGA